A single region of the Plantactinospora soyae genome encodes:
- a CDS encoding prolyl oligopeptidase family serine peptidase, which yields MFPDYDDDFGWLEALSGPDATAWVRARSAETLAALTEDPSFAGLRAALRQVLDSPDRVPFVHWDGTYLYNLWKDEAHPRGLWRRATLDEYRRAAPRWQVLLDVDALAAAEHEPWTWQGAIIERPGHERCLVRLARGGADASVVREFDLTRREFVADGFYLPEAKSDVGWIDADQIYVGTDFGPGSLTASGYPRIVKRWRRGTPLSEATVVYQGRDDDVAVYAVHDPTPGFVRDFLGRRLDFFRREEFLRTVDGELVRIDVPEDAETDVHREWLLIALRSDWTVADRTYPAGALLVTRLDRFLTGERNLTVVFEPGPETALTRHAWTRNHLILSSLVDVRSRTEVLTPDEDGWRRAPLRESTEAGEEDRHVVIVDTNPEHSDEYLLASTGFLQPTALHYGTVGTAAPTLKRDPAFFDPTGMDVRQFFARSADGTRVPYFVVAPPGKPAGPTLLTGYGGFEMAWTPSYSGIIGRGWLARGGSYVVANIRGGGEYGPRWHRAALRENRPRAYEDFAAVATDLVERGITAPARLGIEGGSNGGLLMGVMLTRYPELFGAVVARVPLLDMRRYHLLLAGASWMAEYGDPDDEADWAFLREYSPYHNVHPGRSYPPVLFVTSTRDDRVHPGHARKMAARLRGYGYDVSYYENVEGGHGAAADNAQLAFKWALMLRFLWRCLTV from the coding sequence GTGTTCCCGGATTATGACGATGACTTTGGATGGCTTGAGGCGCTGTCCGGCCCCGACGCGACGGCCTGGGTACGGGCCCGGAGCGCGGAAACCCTCGCCGCGCTGACCGAGGACCCCTCGTTCGCCGGGTTGCGCGCCGCACTGCGTCAGGTGCTGGACTCCCCGGACCGGGTGCCGTTTGTGCATTGGGACGGAACCTACCTCTACAACCTCTGGAAGGACGAGGCCCATCCACGGGGGCTCTGGCGGCGGGCCACCCTCGACGAGTACCGGCGGGCGGCTCCGCGCTGGCAGGTGCTGTTGGACGTGGACGCGCTGGCCGCCGCCGAACACGAGCCCTGGACCTGGCAGGGCGCGATCATCGAGCGCCCCGGGCACGAGCGCTGTCTGGTCCGGCTGGCCCGGGGCGGCGCCGACGCGAGCGTGGTCCGGGAGTTCGACCTGACCCGCCGCGAGTTCGTCGCCGACGGGTTCTACCTGCCCGAGGCCAAGAGCGACGTCGGCTGGATCGACGCCGACCAGATCTACGTGGGTACCGACTTCGGCCCCGGATCACTGACCGCCTCCGGCTATCCCCGGATCGTCAAACGCTGGCGCCGGGGTACACCGCTGTCCGAGGCTACCGTCGTCTACCAGGGCCGGGACGACGACGTCGCGGTGTACGCGGTGCACGATCCCACCCCCGGCTTCGTCCGCGACTTCCTCGGCCGACGGCTGGACTTCTTCCGGCGCGAGGAGTTCCTGCGTACCGTCGACGGCGAACTGGTCCGGATCGACGTGCCGGAGGACGCCGAGACGGACGTACACCGGGAGTGGCTGCTCATCGCGCTCCGCTCCGACTGGACTGTCGCCGACCGGACTTATCCGGCCGGTGCCCTGCTGGTCACCCGGCTGGACCGGTTCCTGACCGGCGAGCGGAACCTGACCGTCGTCTTCGAACCCGGCCCCGAGACGGCGCTGACCCGGCACGCCTGGACCCGCAACCACCTGATCCTCAGCAGCCTGGTGGACGTACGGAGCCGGACCGAGGTGCTCACGCCGGACGAGGACGGTTGGCGGCGGGCGCCGCTTCGGGAGAGCACCGAGGCGGGGGAGGAGGATCGGCACGTCGTCATCGTCGACACCAACCCGGAGCACAGCGACGAGTACCTGCTCGCCAGCACGGGCTTCCTCCAGCCGACCGCGCTGCACTACGGCACCGTCGGTACGGCGGCACCGACGCTGAAGCGTGACCCCGCGTTCTTCGACCCGACCGGAATGGACGTCCGGCAGTTCTTCGCCCGCTCCGCCGACGGCACCCGGGTCCCGTACTTCGTGGTCGCCCCGCCGGGGAAGCCGGCCGGACCGACGTTGCTGACCGGGTACGGCGGCTTCGAGATGGCCTGGACCCCGAGCTACAGCGGCATCATCGGGCGGGGTTGGCTGGCCCGGGGCGGCAGCTACGTGGTGGCCAACATCCGGGGCGGCGGCGAGTACGGCCCGCGCTGGCACCGGGCCGCGCTGCGGGAGAACCGGCCCCGGGCGTACGAGGACTTCGCCGCCGTCGCCACCGACCTGGTCGAGCGCGGCATCACGGCACCGGCGCGGCTCGGCATCGAGGGCGGCAGCAACGGCGGGCTGCTGATGGGCGTGATGCTCACCCGCTATCCGGAGCTGTTCGGCGCGGTGGTCGCCCGGGTGCCGCTGCTCGACATGCGCCGCTACCACCTGCTGCTGGCCGGCGCCTCCTGGATGGCCGAGTACGGCGATCCGGACGACGAGGCCGACTGGGCGTTCCTACGGGAGTACTCGCCGTACCACAACGTCCACCCCGGGCGGTCGTACCCGCCGGTCCTGTTCGTCACCTCGACCCGCGACGACCGGGTACATCCCGGCCACGCCCGGAAGATGGCCGCCCGACTGCGCGGGTACGGCTACGACGTCTCGTATTACGAGAACGTCGAGGGTGGACACGGTGCCGCCGCCGACAACGCGCAGCTGGCGTTCAAGTGGGCGCTGATGCTGCGCTTCCTCTGGCGCTGCCTCACGGTCTGA
- a CDS encoding sensor histidine kinase, with translation MTETADQATGPRHGAAGPPGTRSPTRALFRRLFVLNGLVFTAGTLVLALSPATVSSPVLLAEIPVLTVGLALILAVNALLLRASLAPLEALTTLMRRVDLLRTGDRLVDSGNGDLTNLIETFNAMLDRLEAERSASSAHALAAQEGERQRIARELHDEIGQSLTVVLLGLKRAVDRAPEELREELHGVQETLRSSLDDVGRVARRLRPDVLEDLGLLSALNALATEFSQVSGVPVVRRSKSDLPVLSAEKELVIYRIAQESLTNVARHASATKVELSLLAEAGAVVLRVADDGLGEVRQEGAGIRGMRERALLIGARLRIAAVPGTGTEVRLIVPMTAERS, from the coding sequence ATGACCGAGACCGCTGACCAGGCAACCGGCCCCCGGCACGGCGCCGCCGGGCCCCCGGGAACCCGGTCGCCGACCCGGGCGCTGTTCCGTCGGCTGTTCGTGCTGAACGGCCTGGTCTTCACGGCCGGCACGCTGGTTCTCGCGCTGTCTCCCGCCACCGTCTCGTCACCGGTGCTGCTCGCCGAGATCCCGGTGCTGACCGTCGGACTGGCCCTGATCCTCGCGGTGAACGCGTTGCTGCTCCGGGCCAGCCTGGCGCCGCTCGAGGCGCTCACCACGCTGATGCGGCGGGTGGACCTGCTGCGTACCGGCGATCGACTGGTCGACAGCGGGAACGGCGATCTGACCAACCTGATCGAGACCTTCAACGCGATGCTCGACCGGCTGGAGGCGGAGCGCAGCGCGAGTAGTGCGCACGCGCTCGCCGCGCAGGAGGGCGAGCGGCAGCGGATCGCCCGGGAGCTGCACGACGAGATCGGGCAGAGCCTCACGGTGGTGCTGCTCGGGCTGAAACGGGCGGTGGACCGCGCGCCGGAGGAACTCCGCGAGGAGCTGCACGGCGTACAGGAGACGCTGCGGTCCAGCCTTGACGACGTGGGCCGGGTCGCCCGCCGGCTCCGCCCGGACGTGCTGGAAGATCTCGGCCTACTCAGCGCCCTGAACGCCCTGGCGACCGAGTTCTCACAGGTCAGCGGGGTCCCTGTGGTGCGAAGATCGAAGTCGGATCTGCCGGTTCTCAGCGCGGAGAAGGAATTGGTGATCTATAGGATCGCCCAGGAGAGCCTGACGAACGTCGCCCGGCACGCATCCGCCACCAAGGTCGAGTTGTCGTTGTTGGCCGAGGCCGGAGCCGTGGTGCTGCGGGTCGCGGACGACGGTCTGGGCGAGGTACGCCAGGAGGGGGCCGGCATCCGCGGAATGCGGGAACGGGCACTGCTCATCGGGGCACGGCTGCGCATCGCCGCCGTCCCCGGGACGGGTACCGAGGTACGCCTGATCGTGCCGATGACGGCCGAGAGGAGTTGA
- a CDS encoding sensor histidine kinase: MTEPRRSVGFGSRFGWLAAVVWLVYLGQPLGTIWKHPPGLARDLGLVAIVAFGAGYLALFVRLRAAIWRRRSIPPGQAAAALGGLFAIGALIIPSAGEDWMVTLVYVSASAVLILPTRAALAVVAVLVVIPVVVPQFVPGWEPESGVAFAVLLAAVAVFAFGRLVERQTQLLDAQQEIHRLAVAEERARTARDLHDILGHSLTVIAVKAELAGRLLEIDPGRAGAEVADLERLARDALADVRSTVGAYREITLATELASARTALRAAGVVAELPTSDVELPPARSELFGWAVREGVTNVVRHSGARRCVIRVRPDEIEVLDDGRGPLVDGADGPHPGHGLLGLRERAEQLDARVVVGRGPGGRGFRLQVSFAGALP, encoded by the coding sequence GTGACGGAACCGCGCCGAAGCGTGGGCTTCGGTTCCAGGTTCGGCTGGCTGGCCGCCGTGGTGTGGCTGGTCTACCTCGGGCAGCCGTTGGGCACGATCTGGAAGCACCCGCCCGGCCTGGCCCGGGACCTGGGCCTCGTCGCGATCGTGGCCTTCGGAGCCGGCTACCTGGCCCTGTTCGTCCGACTCCGGGCGGCGATCTGGCGACGTCGCTCGATTCCGCCCGGCCAGGCCGCGGCGGCGCTCGGCGGACTGTTCGCGATCGGGGCGCTCATCATCCCGTCGGCCGGCGAGGACTGGATGGTCACCCTGGTCTACGTCTCGGCCTCCGCGGTACTGATCCTGCCGACCCGCGCCGCCCTCGCGGTGGTCGCCGTGCTGGTCGTGATCCCGGTGGTCGTACCGCAGTTCGTTCCCGGCTGGGAGCCGGAGTCCGGGGTGGCGTTCGCCGTCCTGCTCGCCGCGGTCGCGGTGTTCGCGTTCGGCCGGCTGGTCGAACGGCAGACCCAGCTGCTCGACGCCCAGCAGGAGATCCACCGGTTGGCGGTCGCCGAGGAACGGGCCCGGACCGCCCGGGACCTGCACGACATCCTCGGACACTCGCTCACCGTCATCGCGGTCAAGGCGGAGCTGGCCGGCCGACTGCTCGAGATCGATCCGGGCCGGGCCGGTGCCGAGGTGGCGGACCTGGAGCGGCTGGCCCGGGATGCGCTCGCCGACGTCCGGTCCACCGTCGGGGCGTACCGTGAGATCACCCTCGCCACCGAGTTGGCCAGCGCCCGGACGGCACTGCGGGCGGCGGGCGTCGTGGCGGAGCTGCCAACCTCGGACGTCGAACTGCCACCGGCCCGCAGCGAGCTGTTCGGCTGGGCGGTCCGGGAAGGGGTGACCAACGTGGTACGACACAGTGGGGCCCGGCGCTGCGTCATCCGGGTCCGACCCGACGAGATCGAGGTGCTCGACGACGGTCGGGGGCCGCTGGTCGACGGAGCGGACGGGCCGCACCCCGGTCACGGCCTGCTCGGACTGCGGGAGCGGGCGGAACAGCTGGACGCCCGGGTCGTCGTCGGCCGTGGGCCGGGCGGACGCGGCTTCCGGCTTCAGGTCAGCTTCGCCGGAGCGCTGCCGTGA
- a CDS encoding response regulator, with amino-acid sequence MTELAGGTDAVTAPIRLLLADDQALVRGALAALLSLEPDLTVVAEVGRGDEVLAAACRTRPDVALLDVEMPGLDGIAATAALREELPDCRVLVVTTFGRPGYLRRAMEAGAGGFVVKDTPARQLADAVRRVHAGLRVVDPTLAAETLASGHSPLTERETEVLRAARSGEPAGALARALHLSEGTVRNHLSAAIGKTGARTRAEAVRIAEQNGWLLGDPED; translated from the coding sequence GTGACAGAGCTGGCCGGCGGGACGGATGCGGTGACCGCGCCGATCCGGCTGTTGCTCGCCGACGACCAGGCCCTGGTCCGGGGCGCGCTGGCCGCGCTGCTCTCCCTGGAACCCGACCTGACGGTGGTGGCCGAGGTCGGCCGCGGCGACGAGGTGCTGGCGGCGGCCTGCCGGACCCGACCGGACGTCGCGCTGCTCGACGTGGAGATGCCGGGCCTGGACGGGATTGCCGCCACCGCCGCACTGCGGGAGGAACTGCCCGACTGCCGGGTGTTGGTGGTCACCACCTTCGGACGTCCGGGCTATCTGCGCCGGGCGATGGAGGCCGGCGCGGGTGGCTTCGTGGTGAAGGACACCCCGGCCCGGCAACTGGCCGACGCGGTCCGGCGGGTGCACGCCGGCCTGCGGGTGGTCGACCCGACGCTGGCCGCCGAAACCCTGGCCAGTGGGCACAGCCCGCTGACCGAGCGGGAGACCGAGGTGTTGCGGGCGGCCCGCAGCGGGGAGCCTGCCGGGGCGCTCGCCCGAGCACTGCACCTGTCCGAGGGGACCGTACGCAACCACCTGTCCGCGGCGATCGGAAAGACCGGGGCGCGGACCCGGGCCGAGGCGGTCCGGATCGCCGAGCAGAACGGGTGGCTGCTCGGCGATCCGGAGGACTAG
- a CDS encoding ArsB/NhaD family transporter, with the protein MNAVVALAIFVVAFFFIATEKADKVKVVLIAAAAMTVLGFAPGADVFFSEHEGIDWKVIFLLLGMMIIVGVIKQTGVFDFLAIWAAKKSSGRPYRLMVMLMVITAIASPFLDNVTTIMLVAPVTVVVCNRLHIPAQPYLIAEVLASNIGGAATLIGDPPNIIIGSRAGLTFGDFLVHMAPIVVVIFAVFVVFTRVLFRKSFQYNPEHVAAVMALQERRAITDVRLLVRCLVVLGLVVVGFGLHSVLHIDPSVVAMVGAGTMLLVSKLDVSDVLHEVEWPTLVFFMGLFVMVSGLVHTGVITTFGEWVIDQVDGDFFAAATALLFGSAILGAFFDNIPYVATMAPVVEGLVAEAPDPATGQALWWAFALGADFGGNGTAVAASANVVAIGIAARTGHRISFWQFTKYGIIVTILSTAIAWVYVWLRYFL; encoded by the coding sequence TTGAACGCTGTCGTCGCGCTCGCCATCTTCGTCGTGGCGTTCTTCTTCATCGCCACCGAAAAGGCGGACAAGGTCAAGGTGGTGCTGATCGCCGCCGCCGCGATGACCGTCCTCGGGTTCGCCCCCGGCGCCGACGTCTTCTTCTCCGAGCACGAGGGCATCGACTGGAAGGTCATCTTCCTGCTGCTCGGGATGATGATCATTGTTGGTGTCATCAAGCAGACGGGAGTCTTCGACTTCCTCGCGATCTGGGCCGCCAAGAAGTCGTCCGGTCGGCCGTACCGGCTGATGGTGATGTTGATGGTGATCACCGCCATCGCGTCGCCGTTCCTCGACAACGTCACCACGATCATGCTGGTCGCACCCGTCACCGTGGTGGTCTGCAACCGACTGCACATCCCGGCCCAGCCGTACCTCATCGCCGAGGTGCTGGCCTCCAACATCGGTGGAGCCGCGACGTTGATCGGCGACCCGCCCAACATCATTATCGGCAGCCGGGCCGGGCTGACCTTCGGGGACTTCCTCGTACACATGGCGCCGATCGTGGTCGTGATCTTCGCGGTCTTCGTGGTCTTCACCCGGGTGCTGTTCCGGAAATCGTTCCAGTACAACCCGGAGCACGTCGCCGCCGTGATGGCGTTGCAGGAGCGGCGGGCGATCACCGACGTACGCCTGCTGGTCCGCTGCCTGGTCGTACTCGGCCTGGTCGTGGTCGGCTTCGGGCTGCACTCCGTGCTGCACATCGACCCGTCGGTGGTGGCGATGGTCGGCGCCGGCACCATGCTGCTGGTGTCCAAACTCGACGTCTCCGACGTGCTGCACGAGGTCGAGTGGCCCACCCTGGTCTTCTTCATGGGCCTGTTCGTGATGGTCTCCGGCCTGGTGCACACCGGGGTGATCACCACGTTCGGCGAGTGGGTGATCGACCAGGTGGACGGCGACTTCTTCGCCGCGGCGACCGCACTGCTCTTCGGGTCCGCGATCCTGGGCGCCTTCTTCGACAACATCCCGTACGTCGCCACGATGGCGCCGGTGGTCGAAGGGCTGGTGGCCGAGGCCCCGGATCCGGCAACCGGCCAGGCGTTGTGGTGGGCCTTCGCCCTCGGTGCGGACTTCGGCGGCAACGGCACCGCGGTCGCCGCCAGCGCCAACGTGGTGGCCATCGGCATCGCCGCCAGGACCGGGCACCGGATCTCGTTCTGGCAGTTCACCAAGTACGGGATCATCGTCACGATCCTGAGCACCGCGATCGCCTGGGTGTACGTCTGGCTGCGCTATTTCCTCTGA
- a CDS encoding copper resistance protein CopC, with protein MEPSQVGRPRAGGLTVLLTALAVLLGGLVVVLGPATPAVAHAAVVSTVPQQKAVLGFSPTEVTVTFSEPVALVPGRAQVLAPDGKRINSGSASVRDTVLRIPIRVADRPLGSYLVSYRVISADSHPVAGSFTFAVGAESASVPEPVDEGVRADVRIAVPVTRYLGYAGLVLLIGPALFLTLLWPRRLSRRGPVRLVRVGLGLVAASTLAGLWVQAPYTSGAGLFDVSAAELWQVLGSDFGMALSARLGILLLLAVLLPPLLQGRAPSYRILYRKGPFLTTLLILLGLAGLATWPLAGHAAASPAPVASGIAGVVHIAAMSVWLGGLVTLFGFLLRTGHPRTLAVILPVWSRWATIAVLWLVAGGVVQAVIEIGGLAALVDTGYGRLVLAKVALLAVLLGIAAQARRLLRRPPAAPAPASALVPASASALVPASASALVPASASGPASGPAPASTSASASTSASTSASASASTSTSASASASASASGPDGTVAAPAHARLRRTVGLEVAVGLLVLAVSAVLVQTTPGRNAGIEASAAASDTFAQSLNSPLYTLQFDIYPVQLGESNTVHAYVYTLDGKPLPAVEWSLTTALPVQGVEPTSVPMLGIEPHHAVGAVNFPIPGDWELSFTVRTSDIDQATVRTVVKVRG; from the coding sequence GTGGAACCTTCTCAGGTGGGGCGGCCCCGGGCCGGTGGACTGACGGTACTGCTCACGGCCCTGGCCGTACTGCTCGGTGGTCTGGTGGTGGTGCTCGGGCCGGCGACCCCGGCGGTGGCGCACGCCGCGGTGGTCTCGACCGTGCCACAGCAGAAGGCCGTACTGGGCTTCTCCCCCACCGAAGTCACGGTGACCTTCAGCGAGCCGGTGGCCCTGGTGCCGGGCCGGGCGCAGGTGCTCGCCCCGGACGGCAAGCGGATCAACAGCGGCAGCGCCTCGGTCCGCGACACCGTCCTGAGGATCCCGATCCGGGTCGCCGATCGGCCGCTCGGCAGCTACCTGGTGAGCTACCGGGTGATCTCCGCCGACAGTCATCCGGTCGCCGGGAGCTTCACCTTCGCGGTCGGCGCCGAGTCGGCCAGCGTTCCGGAGCCGGTCGACGAGGGGGTCCGGGCCGACGTCCGGATCGCCGTACCGGTGACCAGGTATCTCGGCTACGCCGGGCTGGTCCTGCTGATCGGCCCGGCGCTGTTCCTGACCCTGCTCTGGCCCCGTCGGCTGTCCCGGCGCGGCCCGGTCCGACTGGTACGCGTCGGCCTGGGGCTGGTGGCGGCGAGCACCCTGGCCGGGCTCTGGGTCCAGGCCCCCTACACCAGCGGCGCCGGGCTGTTCGACGTCTCCGCCGCCGAACTGTGGCAGGTGCTCGGCTCGGACTTCGGGATGGCCCTCTCCGCCCGGCTGGGCATCCTGCTGCTGCTCGCCGTCCTACTCCCGCCACTACTGCAAGGAAGGGCCCCTTCTTATCGCATTCTGTATAGGAAGGGCCCCTTCTTAACCACCCTGCTGATACTGCTCGGGCTTGCTGGACTGGCGACTTGGCCACTCGCCGGGCACGCGGCGGCGTCGCCCGCGCCGGTGGCGAGCGGGATCGCGGGTGTCGTACACATCGCCGCCATGTCGGTTTGGCTCGGTGGCCTGGTGACCCTGTTCGGCTTCCTGCTCCGGACCGGCCATCCCCGTACCCTGGCGGTGATCCTGCCGGTCTGGTCCCGGTGGGCGACCATCGCCGTACTCTGGCTCGTCGCCGGCGGGGTGGTCCAGGCGGTGATCGAAATCGGCGGCCTGGCGGCGCTGGTCGACACCGGTTACGGCCGGCTCGTCCTGGCCAAGGTGGCCCTGCTCGCGGTACTCCTCGGCATCGCCGCCCAGGCCCGCCGCCTGCTCCGCCGACCGCCGGCCGCACCCGCTCCCGCGTCCGCTCTCGTTCCCGCTTCCGCGTCCGCTCTCGTTCCCGCTTCCGCGTCCGCTCTCGTTCCCGCTTCCGCGTCCGGTCCCGCGTCCGGTCCCGCTCCCGCGTCCACTTCCGCTTCCGCGTCCACTTCCGCGTCCACTTCCGCGTCCGCGTCCGCGTCCACTTCCACTTCCGCTTCCGCTTCCGCTTCCGCTTCCGCTTCCGGGCCGGACGGTACGGTGGCGGCTCCGGCGCACGCCCGGTTGCGCCGGACGGTGGGCCTGGAGGTGGCGGTCGGGCTGCTGGTACTCGCCGTGAGCGCGGTGCTGGTGCAGACGACTCCGGGCCGCAACGCCGGGATCGAGGCCAGCGCGGCCGCCTCGGACACCTTCGCGCAGTCGCTCAACTCCCCGCTCTACACGCTGCAGTTCGACATCTATCCCGTACAGCTCGGCGAGAGCAACACCGTGCACGCGTACGTCTACACGCTGGACGGCAAGCCGCTGCCGGCGGTGGAGTGGAGCCTGACCACCGCGCTTCCCGTACAGGGTGTCGAGCCGACGAGCGTTCCGATGCTGGGCATCGAGCCCCATCACGCCGTCGGCGCGGTGAACTTCCCGATCCCCGGGGACTGGGAACTGTCGTTCACCGTACGCACCTCCGACATCGACCAGGCCACCGTGCGTACCGTCGTGAAGGTGCGCGGCTGA
- a CDS encoding ABC transporter permease: MSTTAMPRSRPAMGGFNLPNLLLEIRRVLRNRRTLFFILVMPAVFFLLFGLPNQGQTLDNGAPLTGYIMISLAVYGAMVATTSGGGMVAVERAQGWSRQLRLTPLRPSAYVATKVLTAMTLGLLAVLVEFVVGALCGVSMPAHVWLLAGLAAWLGSLVFAAFGLFVGYLAPAENVMQFLGPILAILAMFGGLFVPLEVLPDVMQQIARFTPVYGVGELARSPLTGTGATAGAVANVVLWTVAFGFGAARLFRRDTQRV; encoded by the coding sequence ATGAGCACGACAGCGATGCCCCGTTCACGTCCGGCGATGGGCGGGTTCAACCTGCCGAACCTGCTGCTGGAGATCCGCAGGGTGCTGCGCAACCGCCGTACCCTGTTCTTCATCCTGGTCATGCCGGCGGTGTTCTTCCTGCTCTTCGGCCTGCCGAACCAGGGGCAGACGCTGGACAACGGCGCCCCGCTGACCGGCTACATCATGATCAGCCTCGCCGTCTACGGCGCGATGGTCGCCACCACCAGCGGTGGCGGAATGGTCGCGGTCGAGCGGGCCCAGGGCTGGAGCCGACAACTCCGGTTGACCCCGCTGCGCCCGTCCGCGTACGTCGCCACCAAGGTGCTCACCGCGATGACGCTCGGGCTGCTGGCGGTGCTGGTCGAGTTCGTGGTCGGCGCGCTGTGCGGGGTCAGCATGCCGGCCCACGTCTGGCTGCTCGCCGGGCTGGCGGCCTGGCTCGGGTCGCTGGTCTTCGCCGCGTTCGGTCTCTTCGTCGGCTACCTCGCCCCGGCCGAGAACGTGATGCAGTTCCTCGGCCCGATCCTGGCCATCCTGGCGATGTTCGGCGGGCTCTTCGTACCGCTGGAGGTGCTGCCGGACGTCATGCAGCAGATCGCCAGGTTCACCCCCGTGTACGGGGTGGGTGAACTCGCCCGCAGTCCGCTCACCGGCACCGGCGCCACCGCCGGCGCGGTCGCCAACGTGGTGCTCTGGACCGTCGCCTTCGGCTTCGGTGCGGCCCGGCTGTTCCGCCGCGACACCCAGCGAGTGTGA
- a CDS encoding CBS domain-containing protein: MQARQIAVAVPTVTVQDSVARAVRLMALSRLPGLIVVDARGRPRNVLPGTQVLQMAVPGSYREDPALVRAIDEAHADIFWQELGNLTVGDCLLREPARVITVGLDGTLLEVAALMSRQRSPLVAVVDQVGVLVGAITLDRLLTRLAILDPDI; encoded by the coding sequence ATGCAAGCACGTCAGATCGCCGTGGCGGTGCCGACGGTGACCGTCCAGGATTCCGTCGCGCGGGCGGTCCGGCTGATGGCACTGAGCCGGTTGCCGGGCCTGATCGTGGTCGACGCGCGAGGACGGCCGAGGAACGTACTTCCCGGCACCCAGGTGCTGCAGATGGCGGTCCCCGGCAGCTACCGGGAGGATCCCGCCCTGGTCAGGGCCATCGACGAGGCGCATGCCGACATCTTCTGGCAGGAGCTGGGCAACCTCACCGTCGGCGACTGTCTGCTCCGGGAACCTGCCCGGGTGATCACCGTCGGCCTCGACGGCACCCTGCTGGAGGTGGCCGCCCTGATGTCCCGGCAGCGCAGCCCGCTGGTGGCGGTCGTCGACCAGGTCGGCGTACTCGTCGGAGCCATCACCCTGGACCGGCTGCTGACCAGGCTCGCCATCCTCGACCCGGACATCTGA
- a CDS encoding response regulator: protein MSVAKTRILLADDHALVRRGLRLILDAEPDLMVVAEAADGADAVDAVRKTELDLAILDIAMPRMTGLQAAREIARRAPAVRILMLSMHDNEQYFFEALRAGASGYVLKSVADRDLLEACRAAMRGEPFLYPGAITALIRDYLHRARQGERLPESILTPREEEIIKLIAEGNSAKEIAEALVISVKTVDRHRANILQKLGMRDRIDLTRYAIRAGLVEP, encoded by the coding sequence GTGTCGGTAGCCAAGACCCGGATCCTGCTGGCGGACGACCACGCACTGGTCCGCAGGGGGCTCCGGCTGATTCTCGATGCCGAACCCGACCTGATGGTCGTCGCCGAGGCGGCCGACGGTGCCGACGCGGTGGACGCGGTGCGCAAGACAGAGCTGGACCTCGCGATCCTCGACATCGCGATGCCGCGGATGACCGGACTCCAGGCGGCTCGCGAGATCGCCCGGCGGGCGCCCGCCGTACGGATCCTGATGCTCTCGATGCACGACAACGAGCAGTACTTCTTCGAGGCGCTCCGGGCCGGGGCGTCCGGTTACGTACTCAAGTCGGTCGCCGACCGGGACCTGCTGGAGGCGTGCCGGGCGGCGATGCGCGGCGAACCGTTCCTCTACCCGGGCGCGATCACCGCGCTGATCCGGGACTACCTGCACCGGGCCCGGCAGGGCGAGCGCCTTCCGGAGAGCATCCTGACGCCCCGGGAGGAGGAGATCATCAAACTCATCGCCGAGGGAAACTCCGCGAAGGAGATCGCCGAGGCGCTGGTGATCAGCGTCAAGACCGTCGATCGGCACCGCGCCAACATCCTGCAGAAGCTGGGCATGCGGGACCGGATCGACCTGACCCGCTACGCGATCCGAGCCGGCCTCGTCGAACCGTAG